CCGGGAAGGCAGAAACATTCGTGCCATAGAAGCTGCCACCGGCATCGATCTCATTATCGACGACACCCCGGAGGCGGTGATTATCTCCGGATTCAATCCCGTGCGGCGGGAAGTGGCCCGTATTTCGCTGGAACGGCTCATCGCCGACGGCCGCATCCATCCTGCGCGTATTGAGGAAGTGGTCAACAAGGCGGCTCAGGATGTGGATACCGCCATCCGGGAAGCAGGTGAACAGGCGACCTTCGACGTCGGTGTCCACGGCATCCATCCCGAACTGGTCAAGCTGATCGGCCGGCTCAAATACCGGACGTCCTACGGGCAGAACGTGCTGCAGCACTCCATCGAGGTGGCCTTTCTCTGCGGTATCATGGCTGCCGAACTCGGTGTCAACGTCAAGCAGGCCAAGCGGGCAGGACTGCTGCACGACATCGGCAAGGCGGTCGATCATGAGATTGAGGGGTCTCATGCCATCATTGGTGCGGATCTGGCGCGAAAGTATGGTGAAGCTGCCAAGGTGGTTCACGCCCTGGCCGCCCATCATGAAGACGAAAAGCCAACGACCGTCCTCGCCGTTCTGGTCCAGGCCGCCGATGCCCTTTCCGGAGCCCGGCCGGGCGCCCGGAGGGAAATGCTGGAAACTTACGTCAAACGGCTGGAGGACCTGGAAAGAATCGGCACCTCCTTCAAGGGGGTGACCAGCTGTTTCGCCATTCAGGCCGGGCGGGAGATTCGGGTCATGGTGGCCAGTGACAAGGTTTCGGATGTCGAATCCCATGTGCTGGCCAAGGATATCGCCCGCAAGATAGAGGGTGAAATGACCTATCCTGGCCAGATCAAGGTCAATGTCATTCGCGAAACCCGGGCTGTCGAGTTTGCCAAGTAGACCGAGGCATCCGGTTGAACTTTCGCTTTCTCATCGCTCCAGGTCACGGTGTCCGGTGAGAAAAGCTACGGAGTAGGATTTGAGAATTCTTTTCATCGGCGATATTGTTGGTCGGGCCGGACGGCAGGCGCTCTCCAGCCGGCTCCATCGCCTGGTTGACGAACATCTGGTTGACATGGTCGTCGCCAACGGCGAAAACGCCGCCGCCGGGTTCGGATTGACGGCCAATATCGTCGGCGATCTTCTCGATATGGGTGTCGACGTTATC
The genomic region above belongs to Syntrophotaleaceae bacterium and contains:
- the rny gene encoding ribonuclease Y, encoding MSLQLALTIIVAALASGVGLGMLLRHKLGEARLATAKQSAELIISEAEKEADIIRKEAVIQTKDAVFQAKSEWESEARELRRELQSLEKRLLQREENLDRKVEQLDLRDAELGKREKRLGQQEDRIKGLEQEVEQLVNEQRDKLERLSGITAEEAKQLLMDMMESEARHDGAKRVKQIEDEARETADKKAKEILALAVQRYAGDYVAEKAVSVVPLPSDEMKGRIIGREGRNIRAIEAATGIDLIIDDTPEAVIISGFNPVRREVARISLERLIADGRIHPARIEEVVNKAAQDVDTAIREAGEQATFDVGVHGIHPELVKLIGRLKYRTSYGQNVLQHSIEVAFLCGIMAAELGVNVKQAKRAGLLHDIGKAVDHEIEGSHAIIGADLARKYGEAAKVVHALAAHHEDEKPTTVLAVLVQAADALSGARPGARREMLETYVKRLEDLERIGTSFKGVTSCFAIQAGREIRVMVASDKVSDVESHVLAKDIARKIEGEMTYPGQIKVNVIRETRAVEFAK